A region of Coccinella septempunctata chromosome 5, icCocSept1.1, whole genome shotgun sequence DNA encodes the following proteins:
- the LOC123314092 gene encoding uncharacterized protein KIAA0754-like: MVELRTVGAAFPSLVELQNVRAAVPSMVELRTVRTAVPSLVELQNVRAAVPSMVELRNAWAAVPSLVELQNVRAAVPSLVELRNARAAVPSLVELQNVRAAVPSLVELQNVRAAVPSMLELRNARAAIPSLVELQNVRAAVPSMVELRNVRAAVPNPVELQNVRAAVPSLVELQNVRAAVPSMVELRNARAAIPSLVELQNVRAAVPSMVELRNARAAIPSLVELQNVRAAVPSMVELRNVRAAVPNPVELRNARAAIPSLVELQNVRAAVPSMVEMRTVRAAVPNPVELQNVRAAVPSLVELQNVRAAVPSMVELRNARAAIPSLVELQNVRAAVPSMVELRNARAAVPSMVELRNARAAIPSLVELQNVRAAVPSMVELRNVMAAVPNPVELRNARAAIPSLVELQNVRAAVPSMVEMRTVRAAVPNPVELQNVRAAVPSLVELRNARAAILSLVELQNVRAAVPSMVEMRTVRAAVPNPVELQNVRAAVPSPVELRTARAAVPSRSNCEP; this comes from the coding sequence ATGGTCGAATTGCGAACCGTGGGGGCCGCATTCCCGAGCCTGGTCGAATTACAAAATGTGAGGGCCGCAGTCCCGAGCATGGTTGAATTGCGAACCGTGAGGACCGCAGTCCCGAGCCTGGTCGAATTACAAAATGTGAGGGCCGCAGTCCCGAGCATGGTCGAATTGCGAAACGCGTGGGCCGCAGTCCCTAGCCTGGTCGAATTACAAAATGTGAGGGCCGCAGTCCCGAGCCTGGTCGAATTGCGAAACGCGAGGGCCGCAGTCCCGAGCCTGGTCGAATTACAAAATGTGAGGGCCGCAGTCCCGAGCCTGGTCGAATTACAAAATGTGAGGGCCGCAGTCCCGAGCATGCTCGAATTGCGAAACGCGAGGGCCGCAATCCCGAGCCTGGTCGAATTACAAAATGTGAGGGCCGCAGTCCCGAGCATGGTCGAATTGCGAAACGTGAGGGCCGCAGTCCCGAACCCAGTCGAATTGCAAAATGTGAGGGCCGCAGTCCCGAGCCTGGTCGAATTACAAAATGTGAGGGCCGCAGTCCCGAGCATGGTCGAATTGCGAAACGCGAGGGCCGCAATCCCGAGCCTGGTCGAATTACAAAATGTGAGGGCCGCAGTCCCGAGCATGGTCGAATTGCGAAACGCGAGGGCCGCAATCCCGAGCCTGGTCGAATTACAAAATGTGAGGGCCGCAGTCCCGAGCATGGTCGAATTGCGGAACGTGAGGGCCGCAGTTCCGAACCCAGTCGAATTGCGAAACGCGAGGGCCGCAATCCCGAGCCTGGTCGAATTACAAAATGTGAGGGCCGCAGTCCCGAGCATGGTCGAAATGCGAACCGTGAGGGCCGCAGTCCCGAACCCAGTCGAATTGCAAAATGTGAGGGCCGCAGTCCCGAGCCTGGTCGAATTACAAAATGTGAGGGCCGCAGTCCCGAGCATGGTCGAATTGCGAAACGCGAGGGCCGCAATCCCGAGCCTGGTCGAATTACAAAATGTGAGGGCCGCAGTCCCGAGCATGGTCGAATTGCGAAACGCGAGGGCCGCAGTCCCGAGCATGGTCGAATTGCGAAACGCGAGGGCCGCAATCCCGAGCCTGGTCGAATTACAAAATGTGAGGGCCGCAGTCCCGAGCATGGTCGAATTGCGGAACGTGATGGCCGCAGTTCCGAACCCAGTCGAATTGCGAAACGCGAGGGCCGCAATCCCGAGCCTGGTCGAATTACAAAATGTGAGGGCCGCAGTCCCGAGCATGGTCGAAATGCGAACCGTGAGGGCCGCAGTCCCGAACCCAGTCGAATTGCAAAATGTGAGGGCCGCAGTCCCGAGCCTGGTCGAATTGCGAAACGCGAGGGCCGCAATCCTGAGCCTGGTCGAATTACAAAATGTGAGGGCCGCAGTCCCGAGCATGGTCGAAATGCGAACCGTGAGGGCCGCAGTCCCGAACCCAGTCGAATTGCAAAATGTGAGGGCCGCAGTCCCGAGCCCGGTGGAATTGCGAACCGCGAGGGCCGCAGTCCCGAGCCGGTCGAATTGCGAACCGTGA